Genomic window (Laspinema palackyanum D2c):
AAGTTATTACGCATTCATTTGAGTGAAAGTCAGGCACTGACCTTAGAAATCTTAGTTCTGATGCTTCAAAGTTATCGACAAGTCAGATTATCAACTCTCGCCAACTTCTTTCCACAACCCATTCAATACAAAAGCCGAATCCGAAATATCCAGCGATTGCTGGAACTCCCCCAGCTCTCGGCTAAGTTACTCTGGTTTCCGATAATCAAGGCAGCTTTAAAATCTGAATTTAGAGAGAAAAAATTAAATAGAGCGCAACGGAGACACCCCTCAAAATTAAGATTTAAAACCAAAAACTATGTAGCGATTGCTCTCGACCGAACTCAATGGAGAGACCGGAATCTACTCATGGCCACCATAATTTGGGGAAATCATGCTTTACCAATATATTGGGAGCTACTCTCCAAGTTAGGCAGTAGTTCTTTCCGGGAACAAAAACGGGTACTAGGGCCGGTACTGGCCCTTCTAAAACCTTATCCGGTCGTGGTAATAGGGGACCGAGAGTTTCATAGTGCTAAACTCGCAGACTGGCTCAGGACCAAGGGTGTAGACGTTGTATTTCGTCAAAAAAAGAGTGCTTTTGTAGCCACTTCATGCCAGCCAGGTAAGTCTTTAAAAACCCAAGGCTTTAAATCTGGCGAATCCCACTTTTTCCTCAATGTAACCTTTCAAAAATCTGAACCTATTCAGGGATTTAACCTAGGAGTTTATTGGAAAAAAAGTCACCGAGGGAAAAAGGTAAAAGAACCGTGGTATTTACTAACTACGATTTCTAACCCTAAGTTGGTTAAGCAACTTTATCAAGCGCGGTGGGG
Coding sequences:
- a CDS encoding IS4 family transposase, with amino-acid sequence MLRTLYQKLLRIHLSESQALTLEILVLMLQSYRQVRLSTLANFFPQPIQYKSRIRNIQRLLELPQLSAKLLWFPIIKAALKSEFREKKLNRAQRRHPSKLRFKTKNYVAIALDRTQWRDRNLLMATIIWGNHALPIYWELLSKLGSSSFREQKRVLGPVLALLKPYPVVVIGDREFHSAKLADWLRTKGVDVVFRQKKSAFVATSCQPGKSLKTQGFKSGESHFFLNVTFQKSEPIQGFNLGVYWKKSHRGKKVKEPWYLLTTISNPKLVKQLYQARWGIEMMFRDCKSGGYNMESTRVDATRFLALVLLITFAYWLATNSGHEFESNHLLAYLGRNEKTPNNYPHHSIFWLGLSGYAWSQSLVLWRKEMLALMALKPHKALNFRRGLNALSLVQQVV